A stretch of DNA from Candidatus Thermoplasmatota archaeon:
ATATATGGCTCTTGTTCATCTATAGCTTCAGATCCTATAGAAAAAAAGCCGTTGTACCATTTTTACCCTGGTACAGACGCATTCTCACTTGGTACTGTGGGATGTAACTTTAAATGCGAACACTGCCAAAACTACACTATATCAACTGCTACACCAGATGTTTTTTTTATAAAAAACATTATGCCAGAAGAAGCAGTCTCACTAGCAAAACAACATGGTTGCAGAGGCATAGCATGGACATATAACGAGCCTACCATATGGCACGAATATAGCTACGATTCCATGGTTTTAACAAAAAAACAGGGGCTATACACAGTATATGTAACTAACGGTTATATTAACGAAGAACCGCTAAAAGAACTATCAAAATACCTAGATGCGATGAACATAGACGTAAAAGCATTCACAGAGGAATTCTACAAAAAGATATGCAAAGCAAAACTACAACCAGTGCTACAAACATGTGAACTCTCAAAAAAGCTAGAAATATATATAGAACTAACATACCTTGTAATACCAGGTTATAATGACTCTATAGATGAGATCAAAAAGTTCTGTAACTGGGTTGTAGAAAAACTAGGTGATGACACACCGGTTCATTTCTCTCGTTTCCATCCAGATAACAGGTTGCTTGGTGTACCAATGACTCCTATGCACACCCTTCAAAAAATATTCAATGTAGCAAAAGAATCAGGCATTTTATATCCTTATCTGGGTAATGTTCCCCATGGAGACTATGAGAATACGTATTGTCCTAGTTGTGGGAATCTTTGCGTTGAGAGACTTGGTTATTCCACAAATATCTGTGGTTTAAAGGATGGCAAATGCTTAAAATGTAATAACCCAATTCCAATGATAATAGATAATTATAAAAAACAAAAAATTTAAAAAGGTAGAATCTTATATATTATATCTATATAATAGGTAAATAGGTAATAAACAAGTAGAAAGATTAATAAAGGGGATAATATACTTATAAATATAGAAAAATAAAATTACCTATTAAAAAAACTAAAAATGGTGAACCTATGGTGCTAAGTAGAAATGATAAAATTATAACCGTCTCAGCAGTAGTTATACTGATTGTAGCAGCATTTGCAATAGTTTTGTACCAAGAGCCAGCTCCAGAAATAACCATAACTCCGATGACAAAAACATATGATGTCATTTGGACTAGACAAACTGGCCAGAAGACCATAACCAACTTATATGCAGAAAAAAAGAAGCCATATAATGGTAATTTTA
This window harbors:
- the amrS gene encoding AmmeMemoRadiSam system radical SAM enzyme, with the protein product MKKEAKFWEKLADKKVQCHLCPHNCKINDGKTGICNVRKNEDGKLYTLIYGSCSSIASDPIEKKPLYHFYPGTDAFSLGTVGCNFKCEHCQNYTISTATPDVFFIKNIMPEEAVSLAKQHGCRGIAWTYNEPTIWHEYSYDSMVLTKKQGLYTVYVTNGYINEEPLKELSKYLDAMNIDVKAFTEEFYKKICKAKLQPVLQTCELSKKLEIYIELTYLVIPGYNDSIDEIKKFCNWVVEKLGDDTPVHFSRFHPDNRLLGVPMTPMHTLQKIFNVAKESGILYPYLGNVPHGDYENTYCPSCGNLCVERLGYSTNICGLKDGKCLKCNNPIPMIIDNYKKQKI